Proteins co-encoded in one Trueperella abortisuis genomic window:
- a CDS encoding proline--tRNA ligase: protein MLRMSHLFVKTLREDPADAEVDSHKLLVRAGYIRRVAPGIYTWLPLGLRVLRKVEQIIREELDAAGAQEMLFPALLPREPYEATNRWEEYGANLFRLKDRRDNDYLLAPTHEEMFTLAVKDQCSSYKDLPLNLYQFQTKYRDEARPRAGLLRTREFVMKDAYSFDIDDAGLDASYQIMRDAYERIFTRLGLPYVICAATSGAMGGSRSEEFLSPTAVGEDTFVVSDGGYAANTEAVTTAPLPELDYAGVPAQEVLPTPDCKTIEALVNLANQVKPREDRPWEASDTLKNVVVVAIHPNGERELVVVGMPGDREADLKRIEANLAPAEIEMASAEDLAAHPELVPGYIGPNRIGPNSPQRVVGEDGAISGSVRYLLDPHVVRGSAWITGADVEQHHAFNMVYGRDFEADGFVEAVQVRDGDDAPDGSGPLRIERGMEIGHIFQLGRKYAKALDLTVLDQNGKSVVVTMGSYGIGVSRAVAALAELNHDDAGLAWPTHVAPAVVHVLATGKEEEIFEAAERIASKLDDAGVEVIYDDRRRVSAGVKFKDFELIGVPYGVVVGRGLKDGKVELRDRRSGERRELELADAVAEITAMLA, encoded by the coding sequence GTGCTAAGAATGTCTCACCTTTTTGTTAAGACCCTTCGCGAGGATCCCGCCGACGCCGAGGTCGATTCCCACAAGCTGCTGGTGCGCGCGGGCTACATCCGCCGCGTCGCCCCCGGTATCTACACCTGGTTGCCGCTTGGCCTGCGGGTGCTGCGCAAGGTTGAGCAGATCATCCGCGAGGAGCTGGACGCCGCAGGCGCCCAAGAGATGCTCTTCCCGGCGCTGCTCCCGCGCGAACCGTACGAGGCCACAAACCGCTGGGAGGAGTACGGTGCGAACCTCTTCCGGCTCAAGGACCGCCGCGATAACGACTATCTGCTGGCCCCCACGCACGAAGAGATGTTTACCCTCGCTGTCAAGGATCAGTGCAGCTCTTACAAGGACCTGCCGCTGAACCTGTACCAGTTCCAGACGAAGTACCGCGACGAGGCGCGCCCGCGCGCCGGCCTCCTGCGCACGCGCGAATTCGTCATGAAGGACGCCTACTCCTTCGACATCGACGATGCCGGCTTGGATGCCTCCTACCAGATTATGCGCGATGCATATGAGCGCATCTTCACCAGGCTTGGCCTGCCCTACGTCATCTGTGCCGCCACTTCCGGCGCCATGGGCGGCTCGCGCTCCGAGGAGTTCCTCTCGCCCACCGCGGTGGGGGAGGACACGTTCGTCGTCTCGGACGGTGGGTACGCCGCCAACACGGAGGCCGTCACCACTGCGCCCCTGCCTGAGCTTGACTATGCGGGCGTGCCCGCGCAGGAGGTCCTGCCCACGCCCGATTGCAAGACGATCGAGGCGCTCGTCAACCTTGCCAACCAGGTCAAGCCGCGCGAGGATCGCCCGTGGGAGGCCTCGGACACGCTGAAGAACGTTGTTGTCGTGGCCATCCACCCGAACGGGGAGCGCGAGCTCGTCGTCGTCGGCATGCCGGGCGACCGCGAGGCCGACCTCAAGCGCATCGAGGCGAACCTCGCCCCGGCCGAGATCGAGATGGCTAGCGCCGAGGATCTGGCCGCCCACCCCGAGCTCGTGCCCGGTTACATCGGCCCGAATCGGATCGGCCCGAACTCGCCGCAGCGAGTGGTTGGTGAGGACGGCGCGATCTCCGGCTCCGTGCGCTACCTCCTCGACCCGCACGTGGTGCGCGGGTCGGCCTGGATCACCGGAGCGGACGTCGAGCAGCACCACGCCTTCAACATGGTCTACGGGCGCGACTTCGAGGCTGACGGATTCGTCGAGGCTGTCCAGGTGCGCGACGGCGACGACGCCCCCGACGGTTCCGGCCCGCTTCGTATTGAACGTGGCATGGAAATCGGCCACATCTTCCAGCTGGGACGCAAGTACGCCAAGGCACTCGACCTCACTGTCCTTGACCAGAACGGCAAGTCCGTGGTGGTGACCATGGGCTCCTACGGCATCGGTGTCTCGCGCGCGGTTGCCGCCCTCGCCGAGCTCAATCACGACGACGCCGGCCTGGCCTGGCCCACGCACGTCGCCCCCGCCGTGGTCCACGTGCTGGCCACCGGCAAGGAGGAGGAGATCTTCGAGGCGGCCGAGCGGATCGCCTCGAAGCTGGATGACGCCGGTGTGGAGGTCATCTACGACGACCGGCGCAGGGTTTCGGCGGGCGTGAAGTTCAAGGACTTCGAGCTGATTGGCGTGCCCTACGGCGTCGTCGTCGGGCGGGGTTTGAAGGACGGCAAGGTCGAACTTCGCGACCGGCGCAGTGGCGAGCGGCGCGAGCTGGAGCTCGCCGATGCGGTGGCCGAGATCACCGCGATGCTGGCCTAG
- a CDS encoding GNAT family N-acetyltransferase, translated as MRWLRRPGRLRRLGPTDRQAALDLLATDPVQSILARVPIEEGWARPSHALGLVDDAGRLTAVAWNGANLVPFGFDDAGLDLLADHVLSTRRIFSSLVGPREQVMPLWERIEAGVGPAREVRESQLSMVYRGGEVVAPDPRVRPARIGEGSLVLPASVAMFTEEVGYNPLAYGTGYSHRVHSLVRAGQTFVRMGIGADGRERVEFKADIGALAGGVAQIQGVWTAPDLRGQGIATAAMVQVARTVRETTAPTVSLYVNDYNVPAVRVYEKAGFVTVGEYSTILL; from the coding sequence GTGCGCTGGTTGCGCAGGCCGGGGCGGCTGCGCAGGCTCGGCCCCACCGATCGCCAGGCGGCCCTCGACCTGCTTGCCACGGACCCCGTGCAGAGCATCCTCGCGCGCGTTCCGATCGAGGAGGGCTGGGCCCGGCCCAGTCACGCGCTCGGGCTTGTCGACGACGCCGGGCGGCTGACGGCCGTGGCGTGGAACGGCGCGAACTTGGTACCTTTCGGTTTTGACGACGCCGGACTGGACCTGCTGGCCGATCACGTGCTTTCCACGCGTCGCATCTTCTCCTCGCTGGTCGGCCCGCGCGAGCAGGTCATGCCGCTGTGGGAGCGGATTGAGGCCGGCGTAGGCCCGGCGCGTGAGGTGCGTGAGAGCCAGCTGTCGATGGTTTATCGCGGTGGGGAGGTCGTGGCGCCGGACCCGCGGGTTCGGCCGGCACGGATCGGCGAGGGTTCGCTCGTGTTGCCGGCGTCGGTGGCGATGTTCACCGAGGAGGTTGGCTACAACCCGCTTGCCTACGGGACGGGGTACTCCCACCGCGTCCACAGTCTCGTGCGCGCTGGCCAGACCTTCGTGAGGATGGGGATCGGTGCCGACGGGCGCGAACGCGTCGAGTTCAAGGCCGATATCGGTGCGCTGGCCGGTGGAGTGGCACAGATTCAGGGGGTGTGGACGGCGCCCGACCTGCGCGGCCAGGGGATCGCGACGGCGGCGATGGTGCAGGTGGCGAGGACGGTCCGGGAAACGACGGCGCCCACCGTTTCTCTCTACGTCAACGATTACAACGTGCCCGCCGTGCGCGTGTATGAGAAAGCGGGATTCGTGACCGTGGGGGAGTATTCGACGATCCTGCTCTAG
- a CDS encoding YlxR family protein has protein sequence MRTCIACRGVVHSHELLRIALKDGVACPDPDHVAGGRGAWVHPTPECVKLALAKRALNRAFRREVGDQAMRAWLEK, from the coding sequence ATGCGCACATGCATCGCGTGCCGAGGTGTTGTACATTCCCACGAACTTCTTCGTATCGCGCTGAAGGACGGGGTTGCGTGCCCCGATCCGGACCACGTTGCGGGAGGGCGTGGGGCGTGGGTTCATCCCACCCCCGAATGTGTCAAGTTGGCGTTGGCTAAACGTGCACTGAACCGTGCCTTTCGGCGCGAGGTCGGTGATCAGGCGATGCGGGCTTGGCTCGAGAAATGA
- a CDS encoding ribosome maturation factor RimP, with amino-acid sequence MSKVSEIAELIRPGVESRGLFLEDVSLTRAGKHSVLRVTIDLPDGPGNVDSEQLADATRVVSAALDESDPISGAYTLEVSTPGAERKLTQPRHFMRAQGRLAKVVLKSGEALTGRVMGVEDDNVTLALDGAQRVIALEQIAKANVQIEF; translated from the coding sequence ATGTCAAAGGTATCTGAAATCGCCGAACTCATTCGGCCCGGCGTGGAGAGCCGGGGGCTCTTCCTGGAGGACGTCTCGCTTACCCGCGCGGGCAAGCATTCCGTGCTGCGCGTCACCATCGACCTTCCGGACGGGCCGGGGAACGTGGACTCGGAGCAGCTGGCGGATGCCACGCGTGTGGTCTCCGCCGCGCTTGACGAGTCCGACCCGATCTCAGGGGCCTACACGCTTGAGGTCTCCACGCCGGGGGCGGAGCGCAAACTGACGCAGCCGCGCCATTTTATGCGCGCACAGGGGCGGCTTGCGAAGGTGGTGCTCAAGAGTGGGGAGGCGCTCACGGGCAGGGTGATGGGCGTCGAAGATGATAACGTAACACTTGCTCTGGATGGCGCACAGCGCGTGATTGCGCTGGAGCAGATCGCTAAGGCCAACGTCCAGATTGAGTTTTAG
- a CDS encoding M50 family metallopeptidase, which produces MAAIGIVFLIVGLLASVGIHELGHLVPAKRFGVKVSQYFIGFGPTLWSTTRGGTEYGIKAIPLGGFVRIAGMLAPARAGTPVEKNGQVTLAEEARRASAAELGPGEEHQAFWRLPAAKKLAVMFGGPLTNLVLATLLIGVVISGIGVAQPTTTVGAISPCVGEVEADQCAGKPESPASRSALRVGDVVVSWAGRQVTTWPELSAAIAEGGTGPVTVGVVRGGEPVDVLITPIPVRRTVVDGGQAVLDESGQPLTREVPYAGISPAYERQRQPLTRAAAVTGNVAVGTAKVVLTLPTQLWNMATELLTGGERDRSGVVGIVGVADIAGNITSSSAAHYTAVDRLGDLTMLLAGLNMSLFVFNMIPLLPLDGGHILGALIEGSRRRLAKIRGKADPGPFDTARLLPLSNVVFFALIAMTVLLVVADIVNPVV; this is translated from the coding sequence GTGGCCGCAATCGGCATCGTCTTCCTCATCGTCGGCCTGCTGGCATCGGTGGGCATCCACGAGCTCGGCCACCTGGTGCCCGCCAAGCGCTTCGGGGTGAAGGTCAGCCAGTACTTCATCGGCTTTGGCCCCACCCTGTGGTCCACGACCCGGGGCGGGACAGAATACGGCATCAAGGCGATCCCGCTCGGCGGCTTCGTGCGGATCGCGGGCATGCTCGCCCCCGCCAGGGCCGGCACGCCCGTGGAGAAGAACGGCCAGGTCACGCTCGCCGAGGAGGCTCGCCGCGCGTCGGCGGCGGAGCTCGGTCCGGGTGAAGAGCACCAGGCGTTCTGGCGTCTGCCGGCCGCCAAGAAGCTCGCCGTGATGTTCGGCGGGCCGCTGACCAACCTCGTCCTTGCCACGCTCCTGATCGGCGTGGTCATCTCGGGCATCGGGGTGGCTCAGCCGACGACGACGGTCGGCGCCATCAGCCCGTGCGTGGGCGAGGTCGAAGCCGATCAGTGCGCGGGCAAGCCGGAAAGCCCGGCATCACGCTCGGCGCTGCGCGTGGGCGACGTCGTCGTGTCCTGGGCCGGGCGTCAGGTCACCACGTGGCCCGAGCTGTCCGCGGCGATCGCTGAGGGTGGAACCGGGCCTGTCACGGTCGGCGTCGTGCGCGGGGGCGAACCGGTCGACGTCCTCATCACCCCCATCCCCGTCCGGCGAACCGTGGTCGATGGGGGCCAGGCGGTGCTCGACGAGTCAGGCCAGCCGCTGACGCGGGAGGTTCCGTATGCGGGCATCTCCCCGGCTTACGAGCGCCAGCGCCAACCGCTCACGCGCGCTGCGGCAGTGACCGGCAACGTCGCTGTTGGCACGGCGAAGGTGGTTCTCACCCTCCCCACCCAGCTATGGAACATGGCCACCGAGCTCCTCACGGGTGGGGAGCGCGACCGGTCCGGGGTGGTCGGGATCGTCGGCGTGGCGGACATCGCGGGGAACATCACCTCCTCGAGCGCCGCACACTACACGGCTGTCGACCGCCTCGGGGACCTGACGATGCTGCTCGCCGGGCTCAACATGTCGTTATTCGTCTTCAACATGATCCCGCTGCTGCCGCTCGACGGCGGCCACATCCTCGGCGCGCTGATCGAGGGCTCCCGGCGTCGCCTCGCCAAGATCCGCGGCAAGGCCGATCCGGGCCCCTTCGACACCGCCCGCCTCCTGCCGCTGAGCAACGTCGTCTTCTTCGCGCTCATCGCGATGACGGTGTTGCTCGTGGTCGCCGATATCGTGAACCCCGTCGTGTAG
- the infB gene encoding translation initiation factor IF-2, producing MAKVRVHELAKEIGVTSKKLLEVLKKNGEFVTSASSSIEAPVVRKAREYFEKHPEEVNKSSKKGAKKAPAKAEGSTPSAAKPADKATHAQPARPEGAKSAPTPAAMAPKPVKPSKPAPAPRASADAQEAPAEKAAPKPAEKAAPKQAKQRTIATPGEAARSAKAAREAAPPRPQPRRGGPRPGNSPFASKQGMGRPRPGNSPFAPKQGMRSDSAKKTPKPAGGSRPSPNMMPERIKTDANRSRGRGRPAGTGNTFGSGNNQRGGGFVRSGGKARGGSTAGAFGKRGGGSRRKSRRMKRQEWEEQQNPMVAGISVPRGNGQTVRVRAGSSLADFAERIDADPAALVTVLFRMGEMATANQSLDEDTFQLLGAELGYDIKIMSPEDEDREILEAFDIDLEAEREDADPEDLLPRPPVVTVMGHVDHGKTKLLDAIRNEDVALGEAGGITQNIGAYQTHVDVEGERRAITFIDTPGHEAFTQMRARGANITDVAILVVAANDGVMPQTVEALNHVQAANVPIVVAVNKIDVEGANPAKVRAQLTEYGLVAEDYGGDVPFVDISAKQRINIGELLSTVVATSDILVEPKADPNKPARGVAIEAKLDQGRGSVITALVQDGTLHIGDSIVVGTAYGRVRAMIDENGNNVEEAGPSRPVQVLGLTSVPGAGDQLIVADDDRTARQIAERREAAKRAATLAKRRKRISLEDLTAAIEEGKVETLNLIIKGDSSGSVEALEASLLDIEVGQGEVELQVIHRGVGAVTQSDVDLASVDNAVIIGFNVRPAERVQELAEQEGVEMKFYNVIYSAIDEVEAALKGRLKPIYEEVEVGTAEIRQVFRSGKFGNIAGSIVRSGTINRGHKARLVRDGVVVAADLTIESLRREKDDVTVVREGYECGITLGYNDIAEGDIIETWEMREKARD from the coding sequence GTGGCAAAGGTCCGCGTACATGAACTCGCCAAGGAAATCGGCGTGACATCCAAGAAGCTCTTGGAAGTGCTGAAGAAGAATGGCGAATTTGTAACCTCGGCGTCCTCGAGTATCGAGGCGCCCGTCGTGCGTAAAGCACGCGAATATTTTGAAAAGCATCCCGAGGAAGTAAACAAGTCCTCCAAGAAGGGCGCGAAGAAGGCGCCCGCCAAGGCGGAGGGCTCGACGCCCTCGGCCGCAAAGCCCGCCGATAAGGCCACGCACGCCCAGCCTGCGCGGCCCGAAGGGGCGAAGTCTGCCCCGACCCCGGCGGCGATGGCTCCAAAGCCCGTCAAGCCTTCCAAGCCGGCCCCCGCCCCGCGGGCCTCCGCCGACGCGCAGGAGGCTCCCGCCGAGAAGGCTGCCCCGAAGCCGGCAGAAAAGGCCGCTCCGAAGCAGGCCAAGCAGCGTACGATCGCGACGCCGGGCGAGGCGGCGAGGTCCGCCAAGGCTGCCCGCGAGGCCGCTCCGCCGCGCCCCCAGCCGCGCCGCGGCGGTCCGCGCCCCGGCAACTCCCCGTTTGCTTCCAAGCAGGGGATGGGGCGCCCGCGCCCCGGCAACTCCCCGTTTGCCCCCAAGCAGGGCATGCGCTCCGATTCGGCCAAGAAGACCCCGAAGCCCGCCGGCGGCTCGCGCCCGTCGCCGAACATGATGCCCGAGCGGATCAAGACTGATGCGAACCGTAGCCGTGGCCGCGGCAGGCCCGCCGGCACCGGCAACACTTTCGGCTCCGGCAACAACCAGCGCGGGGGCGGCTTCGTCCGCTCCGGAGGCAAGGCTCGCGGCGGCTCCACGGCCGGCGCGTTCGGTAAGCGCGGAGGCGGTAGCCGGCGCAAGTCGCGGCGGATGAAGCGCCAGGAGTGGGAGGAGCAGCAGAATCCGATGGTCGCCGGCATCTCGGTGCCGCGCGGCAACGGCCAGACCGTGCGCGTGCGCGCGGGCTCCTCGCTGGCTGACTTCGCCGAGCGCATCGACGCCGATCCCGCGGCGCTCGTGACAGTCCTGTTCCGGATGGGTGAGATGGCCACGGCGAACCAGTCCCTTGACGAGGACACGTTCCAGCTGCTCGGCGCCGAGCTTGGCTACGACATCAAGATCATGAGCCCGGAGGACGAGGATCGCGAGATCCTTGAGGCCTTCGACATCGACCTAGAGGCCGAGCGCGAGGATGCCGACCCGGAGGATCTGCTTCCCCGTCCGCCCGTCGTCACCGTCATGGGCCACGTCGATCACGGTAAGACCAAGCTGCTCGACGCCATCCGCAACGAGGACGTGGCGCTCGGCGAGGCCGGCGGCATCACCCAGAACATCGGCGCCTACCAGACGCACGTGGATGTTGAGGGCGAGCGCCGCGCGATCACCTTCATCGACACCCCCGGCCACGAGGCGTTCACGCAGATGCGTGCGCGCGGCGCGAACATCACCGATGTGGCCATCCTCGTGGTGGCCGCGAACGACGGCGTCATGCCACAGACGGTTGAGGCGCTCAACCACGTGCAGGCGGCGAACGTTCCGATCGTGGTGGCCGTCAACAAGATTGACGTGGAGGGGGCCAACCCGGCCAAGGTCCGCGCGCAGCTGACCGAGTACGGCCTGGTGGCGGAGGACTACGGCGGAGACGTCCCGTTCGTGGATATCTCGGCCAAGCAGCGCATCAACATCGGTGAGCTCCTGTCCACCGTCGTGGCGACTTCGGACATCCTCGTGGAACCGAAGGCCGACCCGAACAAGCCCGCGCGCGGCGTCGCCATCGAAGCCAAGCTCGACCAGGGCCGCGGCTCGGTCATCACGGCTCTCGTCCAGGACGGCACGCTGCACATCGGCGACTCGATCGTGGTGGGCACGGCCTACGGCCGCGTGCGTGCGATGATCGACGAGAACGGCAACAACGTGGAGGAGGCCGGCCCGTCCCGCCCCGTCCAGGTGCTCGGCTTGACGTCCGTGCCGGGCGCGGGCGACCAGCTCATCGTTGCCGACGACGACCGCACTGCCCGCCAGATCGCCGAGCGTCGCGAGGCGGCCAAGCGTGCCGCCACGCTCGCCAAGCGCCGCAAGCGGATCTCGCTTGAGGACCTCACGGCCGCGATCGAAGAGGGCAAGGTTGAGACCCTCAACCTCATCATCAAGGGCGACTCCTCCGGTTCGGTCGAGGCCCTCGAGGCCAGCCTCCTCGACATCGAGGTGGGCCAGGGCGAGGTCGAGCTGCAGGTCATTCACCGCGGCGTGGGTGCCGTCACCCAGTCGGATGTGGACCTGGCGAGCGTGGACAACGCCGTCATCATCGGCTTCAATGTTCGCCCCGCCGAGCGGGTGCAGGAGCTGGCCGAGCAGGAAGGCGTGGAGATGAAGTTCTACAACGTCATCTACTCCGCTATCGACGAGGTGGAGGCCGCGCTCAAGGGCAGGCTCAAGCCGATTTACGAAGAGGTCGAGGTGGGCACCGCGGAGATCCGCCAGGTGTTCCGCTCGGGCAAGTTCGGCAACATCGCAGGCTCTATCGTGCGCAGCGGCACGATCAACCGCGGCCACAAGGCGCGCCTCGTGCGCGACGGCGTGGTGGTTGCCGCAGACCTGACGATCGAGTCCCTGCGCCGCGAGAAGGATGACGTGACGGTGGTTCGTGAGGGCTACGAGTGTGGTATCACGCTCGGCTACAACGACATCGCCGAGGGTGACATCATCGAGACGTGGGAGATGCGCGAGAAGGCGCGCGACTAG
- the rbfA gene encoding 30S ribosome-binding factor RbfA, whose amino-acid sequence MANTRVDRVADQIHQIVARLIDTKLKDPRLGMVTVTDVRVTGDLQHASVFYTVMGSEEERRQSARALESAKGMIRSAVGKQLGLRLTPTIEFILDSLPETSRTMEDLLAAARKRDEEIRKRAEGAVPVGGENPYRSAAEAEQATADESDGRSAEAAGAEGE is encoded by the coding sequence ATGGCCAATACACGCGTTGATCGCGTAGCTGACCAGATCCACCAGATCGTGGCCCGCCTCATTGATACCAAACTCAAGGACCCGCGCCTGGGGATGGTGACGGTGACGGACGTGCGGGTGACGGGCGACCTCCAGCACGCCTCCGTGTTCTACACGGTGATGGGCTCGGAGGAGGAACGCCGCCAGTCGGCGCGCGCGCTGGAGTCGGCCAAGGGCATGATCCGCTCGGCGGTAGGTAAGCAGCTGGGCCTGCGCCTGACCCCGACGATCGAGTTCATTCTTGACTCCCTACCCGAGACCTCCCGCACGATGGAGGACCTGCTCGCCGCCGCTCGCAAGCGCGATGAGGAGATCCGCAAGCGAGCCGAGGGGGCCGTGCCGGTGGGCGGGGAAAACCCCTACCGCAGCGCTGCCGAGGCCGAGCAGGCCACCGCGGACGAGTCCGACGGAAGAAGCGCCGAAGCGGCCGGAGCCGAGGGCGAGTAG
- the nusA gene encoding transcription termination factor NusA: protein MDISINELKIVESELGVDLDILLGAIEEALLHAYNRAPGAIRGARIELNRSTGVVTVWAPEVDEEGNVIGEFDDTPNDFGRIATSTARSIIAQRLRDAESARILGDFKGKQGKIVAGTVDSAAGSGGVSRDMFVELGDNRGLLRAEEQVPTEHFRHGDLIRALVLDINVGPRGASIRLSRSHPDFVRELFATEVPEIESGVVEIVALAREAGHRSKVAVWSNDPTVAAKGACIGPNGQRVRAVTQELQGEKIDIVDYDDDIAAFIAAALSPASVIRVDVLNRDTRQARAIVPDDQASLAIGKEAQNVRLAAKLTGWSIDIRKASEDTRSSSQDSASQELR from the coding sequence GTGGACATCTCGATTAATGAGCTCAAGATTGTCGAAAGCGAGCTTGGGGTTGATCTGGATATCTTGCTCGGCGCGATCGAGGAGGCCCTCCTGCACGCATACAACCGTGCGCCCGGCGCGATCCGGGGCGCGCGCATCGAGCTGAACCGCTCCACTGGCGTGGTCACGGTGTGGGCGCCGGAGGTGGACGAGGAGGGCAACGTCATCGGCGAGTTCGATGACACCCCGAATGACTTCGGCCGTATCGCCACCTCGACCGCGCGTTCGATCATCGCCCAGCGCCTGCGCGACGCCGAGTCTGCTCGTATCCTGGGTGACTTTAAGGGCAAACAGGGCAAGATCGTGGCCGGCACCGTCGACTCGGCGGCCGGCTCGGGAGGCGTGTCACGCGACATGTTCGTGGAGCTGGGCGACAACCGTGGCCTGCTCCGGGCGGAGGAACAGGTACCCACAGAGCACTTCAGGCACGGCGACCTTATTCGCGCCCTCGTGCTCGACATCAACGTTGGCCCCCGGGGCGCCTCGATTCGCCTGTCCCGCTCGCACCCGGATTTCGTCCGCGAGCTGTTCGCCACCGAGGTTCCCGAGATCGAATCCGGGGTGGTGGAGATTGTGGCGCTTGCGCGCGAAGCTGGCCACCGCTCCAAGGTCGCCGTGTGGTCGAACGACCCGACGGTGGCAGCGAAGGGCGCCTGCATCGGGCCGAACGGGCAGCGTGTGCGGGCGGTGACGCAGGAGCTGCAGGGGGAGAAGATCGACATCGTCGACTACGACGACGACATCGCGGCCTTCATTGCCGCAGCCCTGTCTCCGGCCAGCGTGATCCGGGTTGACGTCCTCAACCGGGACACGCGCCAGGCTCGGGCCATCGTCCCCGATGACCAGGCCTCGCTCGCGATCGGCAAGGAGGCACAGAACGTGCGGCTCGCCGCGAAGCTGACCGGGTGGTCGATCGACATCCGTAAGGCCTCGGAGGATACGCGGTCTTCCTCGCAGGATTCCGCCTCGCAGGAGTTGAGGTAA
- the ispG gene encoding flavodoxin-dependent (E)-4-hydroxy-3-methylbut-2-enyl-diphosphate synthase translates to MNKPVALGIPSVHEAPAPLSPRKKTRQIKVGDVLVGGDAPVTVQSMTTTKTHDVGATLQQIAELTAAGCDIVRVACPTDKDADALKVIARQATIPVVADIHFQPRYVFAAIDAGMGVRVNPGNIKKFDDRIPEIAAAANANGTAMRIGINAGSLDPRLLKKYGKATPEALVESAVNEARLFEDAGFYDFAISVKHHDPVTMVRAYELLSEAGDWPLHLGVTEAGPQFQGTIKSSVAFGALLSEGIGDTIRVSLSAPPVEEVKVGEEILRSLGLRPRKLEIVSCPSCGRAQVDVYELANNVSEGLKDITFPLRVAVMGCVVNGPGEAREADLGVASGNGKGQIFVRGKVVQTVPEEDIVETLIGRARIVAEELGLAEDPESHVEVIV, encoded by the coding sequence GTGAATAAACCAGTTGCTCTTGGAATCCCATCCGTGCACGAGGCCCCCGCGCCGCTCAGCCCGCGCAAGAAGACCCGCCAGATCAAGGTCGGCGACGTCCTCGTGGGAGGCGACGCGCCCGTGACCGTGCAGTCGATGACTACCACGAAGACGCACGACGTCGGTGCCACGCTCCAGCAGATCGCCGAGCTGACCGCCGCTGGTTGCGACATTGTGCGCGTGGCCTGCCCCACCGACAAGGACGCCGACGCGCTGAAGGTCATTGCCCGCCAGGCCACGATCCCCGTGGTCGCCGACATCCACTTCCAGCCGCGCTACGTGTTCGCCGCGATCGACGCCGGCATGGGCGTGCGCGTTAACCCGGGCAATATCAAAAAGTTTGACGACCGCATCCCGGAGATCGCGGCCGCTGCGAACGCCAACGGTACTGCCATGCGAATCGGCATCAACGCCGGCTCTCTCGACCCGCGCCTGCTGAAGAAGTACGGCAAGGCCACCCCGGAGGCCCTCGTGGAATCCGCGGTCAACGAGGCGCGCCTGTTCGAGGACGCCGGCTTTTACGACTTCGCGATCTCGGTCAAGCACCACGACCCGGTCACAATGGTCCGCGCCTACGAGCTGCTCTCGGAGGCGGGGGACTGGCCGCTGCACCTGGGCGTGACGGAGGCCGGCCCGCAGTTCCAGGGCACCATCAAGTCGTCGGTCGCCTTCGGTGCCCTGCTATCGGAGGGCATCGGGGATACGATCCGCGTCTCCCTGTCTGCACCGCCGGTCGAAGAGGTGAAGGTGGGCGAGGAAATCCTGCGCTCGCTCGGCCTGCGTCCGCGCAAGCTCGAGATAGTCTCCTGCCCCTCCTGTGGGCGCGCTCAGGTGGACGTCTACGAGCTGGCCAACAACGTCTCCGAAGGCCTCAAGGACATCACCTTCCCGCTGCGTGTGGCCGTCATGGGTTGCGTCGTTAACGGCCCCGGAGAGGCGCGCGAGGCGGACCTCGGCGTCGCCTCTGGCAACGGCAAGGGGCAGATCTTCGTGCGCGGTAAGGTGGTTCAGACGGTGCCCGAGGAGGACATTGTTGAGACCCTCATCGGGCGGGCCAGGATCGTGGCCGAGGAACTGGGGCTCGCCGAGGATCCGGAGTCGCACGTCGAAGTGATCGTCTAG